The Acidobacteriota bacterium genome contains a region encoding:
- a CDS encoding tetratricopeptide repeat protein encodes MTRPAAIAMTVASMVLVGCASRQNESTMGTLAELREVEPDIEEIDVEHGLEQAMQHYREFLEESPETTMRPEAMRRLADLQLETQFGVRTDLAAPKPFEAPKPGPTPESTEAALLPTDLPGSVESEREFEQRTTTAADVLASDTLDEVDAEGPLEAIALYDELLAEYPNYEHRDKVLYQKARAYDELGRTDDAIATMDGLIQTNPHSVHVDEIQFRRGEYFFTRRQFRDAEQAYGAVIDLGDASTYYELALYKLGWTLYKQEFYEQALHRYIALLDHKVSTGYDFDGEHAEDEARRVEDTFRVVSLSLNNLGGPTAAPEYFAAFGHRDYEDRVYRNLGEHYLEKLRYADAAQSLNAFVDLYPFHRSAPQFNMRVIETFTAGSFPQLVLESKRDFASRYGLQAEYWTRFDPTDSPEVVAYLKSNLEDLATHYHALFQNAEEVDDNEDRAIGFREASRWYGDYLTAFPTDPNTPAVHYRLADLLLEHGNHGEAALAYESTAYDYPPHEQSAAAGYAAVYAYRRQLDALADDASDRDVVTRATVDSSLRFSDAFPDHEHAAPVLGAAADDLYELGAHGVAIATARQLLDGYAEAEDSIRRSAWTVVAHGSFDLESYPDAEIAYTQVLTMTPQSDETHANFVDNLAASIYKQGELANAAEDYRAAADHFLRVRLSAPTSTLRPTAEYDAGVALQRLEAWTEAAGVLEDFRNTYPDHELRHEATQQIANAYRESDDPSRAAVEYERVAAEADDPQLQGEALLVAGDLWESTDAFDRALEVYARYVGLFPRPVEPAVEVRQKIARIHKTAGRSVLYRETLSDIVRADAEAGDARTPRTRTLAARAALVLTEPLYDGFEAIELLQPFEESLAEKQRRMDEVIGAMENLVSYEIADVTAAATFYMAETYLEFSRALFESERPTDLEPTELAEYELVLEEEAFPFEERAIELHEENLELLQAGVFNDWTENSLRKLGEMVPGRYAKSESIPEDPDTLDRYVYRSPASRFVGPRQGTFETPVAAPPAAEDEEVTRAMP; translated from the coding sequence ATGACGCGTCCCGCTGCCATTGCGATGACGGTCGCATCGATGGTCCTCGTCGGGTGTGCCTCCCGTCAGAACGAGTCGACGATGGGGACCCTCGCCGAGCTGCGCGAGGTGGAACCCGACATCGAAGAGATCGACGTCGAGCACGGACTTGAACAGGCGATGCAGCACTACCGGGAGTTCCTCGAAGAGTCGCCCGAGACGACGATGCGTCCCGAGGCGATGCGGCGCCTCGCGGATCTCCAGCTCGAGACGCAATTCGGGGTGCGCACGGACCTCGCCGCGCCGAAGCCGTTCGAGGCGCCGAAGCCCGGACCCACTCCCGAGTCAACGGAGGCCGCGCTGCTGCCCACTGACCTTCCGGGGTCGGTCGAATCGGAACGCGAGTTCGAGCAGCGCACGACCACCGCGGCGGACGTTCTGGCGAGCGACACGCTCGACGAGGTCGATGCCGAGGGCCCGCTCGAAGCGATCGCCCTTTACGACGAGTTGCTCGCAGAGTACCCGAACTACGAGCACCGTGACAAAGTGCTCTACCAGAAGGCGCGAGCCTACGACGAACTCGGCCGCACAGACGACGCGATCGCCACCATGGATGGCCTGATACAGACGAATCCGCACTCCGTGCACGTTGACGAGATCCAGTTCCGCCGCGGCGAATACTTCTTCACCCGGCGACAGTTCCGTGATGCCGAACAGGCCTACGGCGCCGTCATCGATCTCGGCGACGCCTCTACGTACTACGAACTCGCTTTGTACAAGCTCGGGTGGACGTTGTACAAGCAAGAGTTCTATGAACAGGCGCTCCACCGCTATATCGCGCTCCTGGACCACAAGGTCTCGACCGGTTACGACTTCGACGGAGAGCACGCGGAGGACGAAGCGCGCCGGGTCGAGGACACATTCCGCGTCGTAAGTCTCAGCCTGAACAATCTCGGCGGACCGACCGCGGCTCCCGAATATTTTGCGGCATTCGGCCATCGTGACTACGAGGACCGTGTCTACCGCAACCTGGGCGAGCACTACCTCGAGAAACTGCGCTACGCCGACGCGGCGCAGAGCTTGAACGCGTTCGTCGATCTGTACCCCTTCCACCGGTCGGCGCCGCAGTTCAACATGCGCGTCATCGAGACGTTCACCGCCGGCAGTTTCCCGCAGCTTGTCCTCGAGTCGAAACGCGATTTCGCCTCGCGCTACGGTCTGCAAGCCGAGTACTGGACGCGGTTCGACCCCACCGATTCTCCGGAGGTGGTGGCCTACCTCAAGTCGAACCTCGAGGACCTTGCAACGCACTACCACGCCTTGTTCCAGAACGCCGAGGAGGTCGACGACAACGAGGACCGTGCGATCGGATTCCGGGAGGCGAGTCGTTGGTACGGCGACTACCTTACCGCGTTCCCCACCGACCCGAACACGCCGGCCGTCCACTACCGCCTGGCTGATCTCTTGCTCGAGCACGGAAACCACGGCGAGGCCGCGCTTGCGTACGAGAGCACAGCCTACGACTACCCGCCACACGAACAGTCCGCTGCGGCAGGCTACGCGGCGGTCTATGCATACCGACGACAACTCGACGCGCTGGCCGACGACGCGTCCGATCGAGATGTGGTGACCCGTGCGACGGTGGACAGTTCTTTGCGCTTCTCCGACGCCTTTCCCGACCACGAACACGCAGCGCCTGTCCTGGGAGCGGCGGCAGACGACCTGTACGAACTCGGCGCGCACGGGGTTGCCATCGCTACTGCGCGCCAGCTCCTTGACGGCTATGCGGAGGCCGAGGACAGCATCCGGCGCTCCGCTTGGACCGTCGTCGCACACGGCTCGTTCGACCTCGAGAGCTACCCCGACGCCGAGATCGCCTACACACAGGTACTGACGATGACGCCTCAGAGCGACGAGACGCACGCGAACTTCGTCGATAACCTCGCGGCGTCGATCTACAAGCAGGGCGAGTTGGCCAACGCCGCCGAGGACTATCGAGCGGCGGCCGATCACTTCCTTCGGGTTCGTCTCTCGGCGCCGACGTCGACGCTGCGTCCCACCGCAGAATACGACGCGGGCGTGGCGCTGCAAAGGCTCGAGGCCTGGACCGAAGCTGCCGGTGTGCTCGAGGACTTTCGCAACACTTACCCTGATCACGAGTTGCGCCACGAGGCGACCCAACAGATCGCGAATGCTTACCGCGAGAGCGACGACCCGTCGCGTGCGGCCGTCGAGTACGAACGTGTCGCCGCCGAGGCCGACGACCCGCAATTGCAGGGCGAGGCCCTACTCGTCGCGGGTGACCTGTGGGAGAGTACCGACGCGTTCGACCGAGCCCTCGAGGTCTACGCGCGCTACGTCGGTCTCTTTCCGCGCCCTGTCGAGCCCGCCGTCGAAGTGCGCCAGAAGATTGCGCGGATCCACAAGACCGCGGGCCGCAGCGTGCTGTACCGCGAAACTCTCTCCGACATCGTGCGCGCCGACGCCGAGGCGGGCGATGCGCGCACTCCCCGGACACGCACTCTTGCCGCACGAGCCGCGCTGGTGCTGACCGAACCGCTCTACGACGGCTTCGAGGCGATCGAGCTGCTGCAGCCGTTCGAGGAAAGTCTCGCCGAGAAACAGCGGCGGATGGACGAGGTTATCGGCGCGATGGAGAACCTGGTGAGCTACGAGATTGCGGACGTCACTGCGGCCGCCACCTTCTACATGGCCGAGACCTACCTCGAGTTCAGTCGCGCGCTATTCGAATCGGAGCGGCCGACCGACCTGGAGCCCACCGAACTCGCAGAGTACGAACTGGTGCTCGAGGAAGAGGCATTTCCGTTCGAGGAACGCGCCATCGAGTTGCACGAGGAGAATCTCGAGCTGCTCCAGGCCGGCGTGTTCAATGACTGGACGGAGAACAGCCTCCGCAAGCTCGGCGAGATGGTGCCGGGCCGCTACGCCAAGAGTGAGTCGATCCCCGAAGATCCGGACACCCTCGATCGCTACGTCTATCGGTCGCCGGCTTCCCGGTTCGTCGGCCCACGCCAGGGGACGTTCGAGACGCCCGTGGCCGCCCCGCCTGCCGCGGAAGACGAGGAGGTGACCCGTGCGATGCCGTAA
- a CDS encoding tetratricopeptide repeat protein, whose product MRCRKAIRIVASCAALLLAAGCATDGARKAGPKTVPGGSKATNVAVDRDPSGFTISQPVAASDDVRASFDAAIELMEQGNYTGAIDRLKVVTEESPDATAAHLALGVAYARTDDLESAEVSLLTALERNPDHPAALTELGLVQRRKGEFADSRASYEAALSKFADFHHAHRNLAILCDLYLGDAACALEHYKAYRRVVPEDAEVDKWIADLRNRIAVKETP is encoded by the coding sequence GTGCGATGCCGTAAAGCGATCCGTATCGTGGCGTCCTGCGCTGCCCTGTTACTCGCGGCTGGCTGCGCAACGGACGGGGCGCGGAAGGCAGGACCCAAGACGGTGCCCGGCGGTTCGAAGGCGACGAACGTCGCGGTCGATCGGGATCCCTCAGGCTTCACGATCTCCCAGCCGGTCGCCGCGAGCGACGACGTGCGAGCGAGCTTCGACGCGGCCATCGAGCTGATGGAGCAAGGGAATTACACGGGCGCTATCGATCGCCTGAAGGTGGTAACCGAGGAGTCCCCCGACGCAACGGCAGCGCACCTCGCGCTGGGCGTTGCATACGCTCGCACGGACGACCTGGAGAGCGCGGAGGTCAGCCTGTTGACTGCGCTCGAGCGCAACCCGGATCACCCTGCGGCGCTCACCGAGTTGGGACTCGTGCAGCGGCGAAAGGGCGAATTCGCAGACTCGCGCGCGAGCTACGAGGCGGCGCTGTCGAAGTTCGCGGACTTCCATCATGCGCACCGGAACCTGGCGATCCTCTGCGACCTGTACCTCGGCGACGCAGCGTGCGCTCTCGAGCACTACAAGGCGTACCGCCGTGTCGTGCCGGAGGACGCCGAGGTCGACAAATGGATCGCGGACCTGCGCAATCGCATCGCGGTCAAGGAGACCCCATGA
- a CDS encoding MotA/TolQ/ExbB proton channel family protein, with amino-acid sequence MDGLYSVVRFFVSGGPFMYPILIVFSVGVAIAVERFITLNGIKKRNAGMWSRLQPALAKGEFDKAREMTSKDDSTVSRLLSLGLARQGAVRHREDIEIAMEEGMMEIIPQLEKRTAYVALGASIATLLGLLGTIIGLIHAFTAVAGANPAEKADLLSASISVAMNTTAFGLITAIPLLVVHTVLTTKTSEIVDSLEMASIKALNVITSMAKRQATA; translated from the coding sequence ATGGATGGCTTGTACTCCGTGGTGAGATTTTTCGTTTCCGGGGGACCGTTTATGTACCCCATCCTGATCGTGTTCTCGGTCGGCGTCGCGATCGCAGTCGAGCGTTTCATCACGCTCAATGGCATCAAGAAGCGCAATGCCGGCATGTGGAGCCGCCTGCAACCGGCCCTGGCGAAGGGTGAGTTCGACAAGGCGCGCGAGATGACGAGCAAGGACGATTCCACCGTCTCGCGCCTCCTGTCGTTGGGCCTGGCAAGACAGGGCGCCGTCCGTCACCGTGAGGACATCGAGATCGCGATGGAGGAGGGAATGATGGAGATCATCCCTCAGCTCGAGAAGCGAACGGCCTACGTCGCACTCGGCGCCAGCATCGCAACGCTACTCGGTTTGCTCGGCACGATTATCGGCTTGATCCATGCCTTCACGGCGGTGGCCGGTGCCAACCCGGCCGAAAAGGCGGACCTGTTGTCGGCCAGCATCTCGGTCGCGATGAACACGACGGCGTTCGGGCTGATCACCGCGATTCCGCTGCTGGTCGTACACACCGTACTGACGACCAAGACCAGCGAGATTGTCGACAGCCTCGAAATGGCTTCCATCAAGGCGCTGAACGTCATCACGTCGATGGCCAAGCGTCAGGCCACGGCGTAA